The proteins below come from a single Dehalococcoidia bacterium genomic window:
- a CDS encoding glycosyltransferase — MRIATISYHGSPLAPPGVPSTGGMQVYVRELSRALAAQGHQVDVFTRKSDPTEPAVVVDRPGFRVINLIAGPLAPVAKSELPLYLCSFAREVLRFAEAEGQSYDLIHSHYWLSGRVGRALRSRWNVPHVTMFHTLAEVKNRARIGEREPDERISSERLLISDVDQIIVASAHERLQLLRFYEAVEEQISVVPCGVDLDHFRPLPKESARAAVGARGRYVVLFVGRIEPLKGIDILIRAAAELEERDDVEVIIAGGGSDGHRDELRRLRALAAECGIGDQVRFIGPQPQDRLVLWYNAADITVVPSYYESFGLVAVESMACGTPVIASRVGGLTSTVRDGETGYLIPWRCPEAFLERMELLLGNETLRRHFGEAARRSVERFRWSAIAEQIAAVYRAVVAPVVTRAAGR, encoded by the coding sequence ATGCGCATTGCCACGATCAGCTATCACGGCAGCCCGCTTGCTCCCCCTGGCGTTCCCTCGACTGGCGGCATGCAGGTGTACGTTCGCGAGTTGTCGCGGGCGCTTGCGGCGCAGGGGCATCAGGTGGATGTTTTCACCCGCAAGAGCGACCCGACTGAGCCGGCCGTTGTCGTCGATCGGCCGGGGTTCCGGGTCATCAACCTGATTGCGGGGCCTCTCGCGCCAGTCGCAAAAAGCGAGCTGCCGTTATATCTGTGCTCGTTCGCGCGCGAGGTCCTCCGCTTCGCTGAAGCGGAAGGGCAGTCGTACGATCTGATTCACAGCCACTACTGGCTCTCAGGCCGTGTTGGCCGCGCGCTCCGTTCGCGCTGGAACGTGCCGCACGTGACGATGTTTCACACGCTTGCGGAGGTGAAGAACCGAGCGCGGATCGGCGAGCGCGAGCCGGACGAGCGGATCAGCTCGGAGCGGCTGCTGATCAGCGACGTCGATCAGATCATCGTCGCGAGCGCGCATGAGCGTCTGCAGCTGCTGCGCTTCTACGAAGCCGTTGAGGAACAGATTTCGGTCGTCCCCTGCGGGGTCGACCTTGATCATTTCCGCCCACTCCCTAAGGAGAGCGCGCGGGCTGCAGTCGGCGCTCGAGGCAGATACGTCGTGCTGTTCGTTGGCCGGATCGAGCCGCTCAAGGGGATCGACATCCTCATTCGTGCCGCAGCGGAGCTGGAAGAGCGCGACGATGTTGAGGTGATCATCGCCGGCGGCGGGTCCGATGGACACCGCGACGAACTTCGTCGCCTTCGCGCTCTCGCCGCCGAGTGCGGCATCGGCGACCAGGTCCGCTTCATCGGACCGCAGCCGCAAGACCGTCTCGTTCTCTGGTACAACGCAGCAGATATCACGGTCGTCCCGTCCTACTACGAGAGCTTCGGGCTCGTCGCCGTCGAGTCAATGGCGTGCGGCACCCCGGTCATCGCCTCGCGGGTGGGCGGGCTGACATCAACCGTGCGAGATGGAGAGACCGGCTATCTGATCCCGTGGCGGTGCCCGGAAGCGTTCCTGGAGCGAATGGAACTGCTCCTCGGCAACGAAACACTGCGCCGCCACTTTGGCGAGGCGGCGCGCCGCAGCGTGGAGCGGTTTCGCTGGTCAGCCATCGCGGAGCAGATTGCTGCGGTCTATCGCGCGGTGGTCGCCCCCGTCGTCACTCGGGCAGCCGGGAGATGA
- a CDS encoding TrkA family potassium uptake protein → MKKQVLVVGLGRFGSAVARTLYRMGDEVLAVDIDPHLVQNVADEVSHAVTADATDPDVLRQLGVTDFDTAVVAIGSNLQASILTTLNLRECGCRYIIAKAVTAQHAKILERVGADRVVFPEVETGVRVAHTLMARTVLDYLDLGPGYGIAVLRLPPSLTGRTVDELALSERYKLTLIALVRGNEVQLHPRRDVRLAADTILVVAGRDADLEAFRD, encoded by the coding sequence GTGAAAAAACAGGTGCTTGTCGTCGGCTTGGGGCGCTTTGGTTCGGCGGTAGCGCGGACGCTCTACCGGATGGGGGACGAGGTCTTGGCAGTCGATATCGACCCGCATCTTGTGCAAAATGTGGCGGATGAAGTGAGCCACGCCGTCACCGCCGACGCAACGGACCCGGATGTGCTGCGGCAGCTGGGCGTGACCGACTTTGACACCGCCGTCGTCGCGATCGGCTCGAACCTCCAGGCGAGCATCCTCACCACGCTCAATCTGCGCGAGTGCGGCTGCCGCTACATCATCGCGAAAGCCGTCACGGCCCAGCACGCTAAGATCCTCGAGCGGGTGGGCGCCGATCGAGTGGTGTTTCCCGAAGTCGAAACCGGGGTTCGGGTGGCCCACACCCTGATGGCGCGCACCGTCCTCGACTATCTCGACCTCGGGCCCGGCTATGGGATCGCAGTTCTGCGCCTTCCCCCGTCTCTGACTGGCAGGACCGTGGACGAACTCGCGCTCAGCGAGCGCTATAAGCTGACGCTTATCGCCCTGGTTCGCGGCAATGAGGTCCAACTGCATCCGCGGCGAGACGTTCGCCTCGCTGCCGACACCATTCTCGTGGTGGCCGGCCGCGACGCCGATCTGGAAGCGTTTCGCGACTAA
- a CDS encoding haloacid dehalogenase-like hydrolase, which produces MTRVVLFDVDNTLFDTEQFRSALTAAIVDTVGPAGAAAFWRAYEEVRADVGAADLQAALSRLAEELPSAESAVTAAIATIRFEDYVLPGAAAALAAAAAIGLPVIVSDGDPVFQRLKIERSGLAAAVGGRVRIYRQKEAHIAEVVAAFPASRYWMVDDKRHILSAYKREVGPRLLTIHVAYGRHAQTAPRPEEIAPDFTVPSIRDVAALLA; this is translated from the coding sequence ATGACACGGGTCGTCCTCTTCGATGTCGATAATACGCTCTTCGATACCGAGCAGTTCCGCTCCGCGCTCACGGCGGCGATTGTCGACACGGTCGGTCCCGCCGGTGCCGCCGCATTCTGGCGCGCCTATGAGGAAGTGCGCGCCGACGTCGGAGCGGCAGATCTTCAGGCAGCGCTCTCTCGCCTCGCTGAGGAACTGCCCAGCGCCGAGAGCGCCGTCACTGCTGCCATCGCGACTATTCGCTTCGAGGACTATGTGCTGCCCGGCGCGGCAGCGGCGCTGGCGGCGGCGGCCGCGATCGGTCTGCCCGTCATCGTGAGCGACGGCGACCCAGTGTTTCAGCGCCTCAAGATCGAACGGTCAGGGCTCGCGGCGGCGGTGGGCGGACGGGTGCGCATCTACCGGCAGAAAGAGGCCCACATCGCTGAGGTCGTCGCCGCCTTCCCCGCCTCGCGCTACTGGATGGTCGACGATAAGCGCCACATCCTGAGCGCGTATAAGCGGGAGGTAGGTCCGCGCCTTCTGACGATTCACGTTGCCTATGGCAGGCACGCCCAGACCGCCCCGCGGCCTGAGGAGATCGCTCCCGACTTCACGGTGCCTTCCATCCGCGACGTCGCGGCGCTTCTCGCGTGA
- a CDS encoding DUF2079 domain-containing protein: MPEAIGQLGWRRSRGLARRPGPRAVPRALFALSHTRLVQRLTYLLIAIYAFTFAHLSVLQHQSHNTHAFDLGNMDQAVWNTANGRPFEFTNWEGGRTRLAAHVEPILIPIAQLYRLFSGPETLLVLQAIVISLGALPAFWLARDKLRNDFAAISFASAYLLAPELEAANLSDFHPVALASSFLLFAFWFLHRERYLLFLTFATLAMMTKEQVPISVALLGLYIVVVKRRPWVGWPVVGFAALWFLLAFFVILPANNPQRVSPYLSRYDQLGSSPIEVIATLITDPGRAFPAESLPDKLLYIRQLFAPVAFLAWFSPLTLMPALPDLAINLLSSFEPMYSGGSHYSAVIVPFIIIASIDGLALFARLLARLSVLMVQPFIYTVSGSVLVLSVFAYYHTVVLPLTDNFPQVTDHHRLFNRIKELIPPDAAVSASTTLNPHLSQRRRLYLFPDVADADYVVVDVTASPHPLDYAAFHWRVTGLLNGGEWGWIEARDGYLVIKRGEPNRPLPPEFFTFARPERAPRIERPFLATFGDVVQFLGFSLSPGEVLHQRDGGARLQLFFRPTGRIPRDYLVGVTAFANEHQVSAGYWWPATLWYPMTRWGDEIVMVEVPRVALARQPWVDVYLSLHEPLEHNRPGARLPVRLHSGGRQDLSDGERLWLVRLRGEYW; the protein is encoded by the coding sequence ATGCCTGAAGCGATCGGACAGCTCGGCTGGCGCCGCAGCCGCGGTCTCGCGCGCCGTCCGGGCCCGCGGGCAGTGCCCCGCGCGCTGTTCGCCCTCTCGCACACCCGCCTCGTTCAGCGGCTGACGTACCTCCTGATCGCCATCTACGCCTTTACCTTCGCTCACCTGTCGGTGCTGCAGCACCAAAGCCACAACACCCACGCGTTCGACCTCGGCAACATGGACCAGGCGGTCTGGAATACGGCGAACGGCCGCCCCTTTGAATTCACAAACTGGGAAGGCGGTCGGACACGGCTCGCGGCCCATGTCGAGCCGATCCTGATCCCCATCGCTCAGCTGTACCGGCTCTTCAGCGGGCCAGAGACGCTGCTCGTCCTCCAAGCGATCGTCATCTCGCTGGGCGCACTGCCCGCTTTCTGGCTGGCACGCGACAAGCTGCGCAACGACTTCGCCGCGATCAGCTTCGCCTCGGCCTACCTCCTTGCTCCCGAGCTCGAAGCCGCCAATCTGAGCGACTTCCACCCCGTTGCTCTTGCCAGCTCGTTTCTCCTGTTCGCCTTCTGGTTCCTCCACCGTGAGCGCTACCTCCTCTTTCTCACCTTTGCCACGCTCGCGATGATGACCAAGGAGCAAGTCCCGATCAGCGTTGCCCTGCTGGGACTGTACATCGTCGTTGTCAAGCGTCGGCCGTGGGTCGGCTGGCCGGTGGTCGGCTTCGCGGCGCTCTGGTTCCTCCTCGCCTTCTTTGTCATCCTCCCGGCGAACAATCCGCAACGGGTCTCGCCGTATCTCAGCCGCTACGACCAGCTAGGGTCCAGTCCGATCGAAGTGATCGCGACGCTGATCACGGACCCTGGCCGCGCTTTTCCGGCCGAGTCGCTGCCGGACAAACTGCTGTACATTCGCCAGCTGTTCGCGCCCGTCGCCTTCCTCGCGTGGTTCTCTCCTTTGACGCTCATGCCCGCGCTTCCTGATCTCGCTATTAATCTCCTGAGCTCCTTTGAGCCGATGTATAGCGGCGGCTCGCATTACTCGGCGGTCATCGTCCCGTTCATCATCATCGCGAGCATCGACGGACTGGCCTTGTTCGCTCGCCTGCTCGCTCGCCTCTCGGTGCTCATGGTTCAGCCGTTCATCTACACCGTCTCGGGGTCGGTGCTCGTGCTCTCAGTGTTCGCCTACTATCACACCGTCGTGCTGCCGCTGACGGACAACTTTCCCCAAGTGACCGACCACCACCGCCTCTTCAACCGCATCAAGGAGCTCATTCCGCCAGACGCTGCCGTCTCGGCGAGCACAACGCTCAATCCCCATCTCAGCCAGCGGCGGCGCCTCTACCTCTTCCCCGATGTTGCCGACGCCGACTATGTAGTCGTCGACGTTACCGCCTCTCCGCACCCCTTGGACTACGCGGCGTTTCACTGGCGCGTGACCGGGCTGCTGAACGGCGGGGAATGGGGGTGGATCGAGGCCCGCGACGGCTACCTCGTCATCAAACGCGGCGAGCCGAACCGGCCGCTTCCGCCGGAGTTCTTCACCTTTGCGCGGCCGGAGAGAGCGCCCCGCATTGAGCGGCCGTTTCTCGCCACGTTCGGCGACGTCGTCCAGTTCCTCGGCTTTTCCCTCTCCCCCGGGGAGGTGCTTCACCAGCGGGATGGGGGAGCGCGGCTGCAGCTGTTCTTCCGCCCGACCGGCCGGATCCCGCGCGACTACCTCGTCGGGGTGACGGCGTTCGCCAACGAGCATCAAGTGAGCGCGGGATATTGGTGGCCCGCTACCTTGTGGTATCCCATGACCCGCTGGGGCGACGAGATCGTGATGGTGGAGGTCCCGCGTGTCGCCCTGGCGCGCCAGCCGTGGGTCGATGTCTACCTCAGCCTGCACGAGCCGCTCGAACACAACCGCCCCGGCGCGCGGCTTCCCGTTCGGCTGCACTCCGGCGGCCGCCAAGATCTCAGCGACGGCGAGCGGCTCTGGCTGGTGCGCCTGCGCGGCGAATACTGGTAG
- a CDS encoding xanthine dehydrogenase family protein molybdopterin-binding subunit yields the protein MVVTSQPPAVKPHKVIGTRPVRPDGVDKVTGRALYGADISLPGMLVGKILRSPYAHARIRKIDTSAAEQLPGVRAVMTAADLPDPEKGMADVGEATASFHDLTRNVMAREKALYHGHAVAAVAATSAAIAEQALALIKVDYEPLPPVLSLAEAMREDAPLLHEHLRTNDLGTLSDKPSNIASHARFLKGDPAAGFAEAEVIVERTYTTTMVHQGYIEPHATVAHWNADGKLTIWTTTQAPFAIRDNVAVLLGVPVSRIRVIPTEIGGGFGGKLPPYLEPVAAVLSRKSGAPVKMTMSRAEELQASGPTSGSRTHVKIGAKRDGTIVAAEATLAYEAGAFPGSSVRFGALCMFAPYDIPNIQLDCYDVVVNKPKVAAYRAPGSPAAMFAGESALDELAEKLGMDPIELRLKNAAKVGTRMANGIPFQYPVGIVKLLEAIRDSDHWRAPLPPSSETRKVGRGLAMGFWPNAPLKSSCFATVNPDGSVTLVEGNPDIGGTRASLAMQLAETLGIPYEKVIPQVADTDTVGYNDATGGSRTTFTGGIAVYELGQDIKRQLIERARLLWQLSPEDEVVYEDGIIRGPNEGQRFTFDQLAAQIFKTGGPVVGRASVSPKHVGFAFACHVVDVAVDIETGKVDILRYTAAQDVGKAVHPSYVEGQIQGGVAQGIGWALNEEYYYDQEGRLANASLLDYRMPTALDLPLIETILIEEPHPPHPFGVRGVGEAPIVPPLAAVANAVSHALGHRFADLPISPRRIVETLYP from the coding sequence ATGGTTGTCACGTCTCAGCCGCCTGCCGTGAAGCCCCATAAAGTGATCGGGACCCGCCCGGTCCGCCCCGATGGGGTCGACAAAGTGACCGGGCGAGCCCTCTACGGCGCCGACATCTCGCTTCCGGGGATGCTGGTCGGCAAGATCCTGCGCAGCCCCTATGCGCACGCCCGCATTCGGAAGATCGATACCTCTGCCGCAGAGCAGCTGCCGGGCGTTCGCGCCGTGATGACCGCCGCCGACCTTCCGGACCCTGAGAAGGGGATGGCCGATGTCGGCGAGGCGACCGCCAGCTTCCACGACCTGACCCGCAACGTGATGGCGCGCGAGAAAGCGCTCTATCACGGCCACGCCGTCGCCGCAGTCGCCGCCACGAGCGCCGCGATCGCCGAGCAGGCGCTTGCGCTGATCAAGGTGGACTACGAGCCGCTTCCGCCGGTTCTGTCGTTAGCAGAGGCGATGCGGGAGGATGCTCCCCTCCTCCATGAACACCTGCGGACGAACGACCTCGGCACCCTCTCCGACAAGCCGAGTAACATTGCTTCCCATGCCCGCTTCCTGAAGGGCGACCCGGCAGCCGGCTTCGCGGAGGCCGAGGTGATCGTCGAGCGAACGTACACCACGACGATGGTGCATCAGGGCTATATCGAGCCGCACGCGACGGTCGCTCACTGGAACGCCGACGGGAAGCTCACAATCTGGACGACCACGCAGGCTCCCTTCGCCATTCGCGACAATGTCGCCGTCCTGCTAGGGGTCCCGGTCTCGCGGATCCGGGTCATCCCGACTGAAATCGGCGGCGGGTTCGGCGGCAAGCTTCCGCCCTATCTGGAGCCGGTCGCCGCTGTGCTTTCCCGGAAGAGCGGGGCACCCGTGAAGATGACGATGAGCCGCGCGGAAGAGCTTCAAGCGAGCGGTCCGACGAGCGGCTCGCGAACGCACGTCAAGATCGGCGCCAAGCGCGATGGGACGATTGTCGCCGCCGAGGCAACCCTCGCCTACGAAGCGGGGGCGTTCCCCGGCTCAAGCGTCCGCTTCGGCGCGCTCTGCATGTTCGCGCCCTACGACATCCCGAACATCCAGCTCGATTGCTACGACGTCGTCGTCAACAAACCGAAGGTTGCCGCCTATCGCGCGCCCGGCTCGCCGGCCGCGATGTTCGCGGGAGAGTCCGCGCTTGACGAGCTGGCAGAAAAGCTGGGCATGGACCCGATCGAACTGCGGCTGAAAAACGCCGCCAAGGTCGGCACGCGGATGGCAAACGGCATCCCCTTCCAGTATCCGGTTGGGATTGTCAAGCTCCTTGAGGCGATCCGCGACAGCGATCACTGGCGCGCTCCTCTCCCTCCGTCGAGCGAAACGCGCAAAGTCGGGCGCGGCCTTGCGATGGGCTTCTGGCCGAACGCGCCGCTCAAATCCAGTTGCTTTGCGACCGTCAACCCGGATGGGAGCGTGACGCTGGTCGAGGGCAATCCCGACATCGGCGGAACGCGCGCCTCGCTCGCGATGCAGCTCGCTGAGACGCTGGGCATTCCCTACGAGAAAGTGATCCCACAAGTCGCAGATACCGACACCGTCGGCTACAACGACGCAACCGGCGGCAGCCGCACCACGTTCACCGGCGGGATCGCCGTCTATGAACTGGGGCAAGACATCAAGCGGCAGCTAATCGAGCGGGCGCGTCTCCTCTGGCAGCTTTCGCCGGAGGACGAGGTCGTCTATGAAGACGGCATCATTCGGGGGCCAAACGAGGGCCAGCGCTTCACCTTCGACCAGCTGGCAGCGCAGATCTTCAAGACCGGCGGCCCCGTCGTCGGCCGGGCTTCCGTCTCGCCCAAGCACGTCGGCTTTGCCTTCGCCTGCCATGTCGTCGACGTCGCCGTCGACATCGAAACGGGTAAGGTCGATATCCTGCGCTACACGGCAGCGCAAGATGTCGGCAAGGCAGTCCATCCCTCGTATGTCGAAGGGCAGATCCAAGGCGGCGTCGCACAGGGGATCGGCTGGGCGCTCAATGAGGAGTATTACTACGACCAAGAAGGGCGGCTCGCGAACGCCAGCCTCCTCGATTACCGGATGCCGACCGCGCTCGACCTTCCCTTGATCGAGACGATCCTGATCGAGGAGCCGCACCCGCCGCATCCTTTCGGCGTGCGCGGGGTAGGTGAGGCGCCGATCGTCCCGCCCTTGGCCGCGGTCGCCAACGCTGTCAGCCACGCGCTTGGCCACCGCTTCGCGGACCTGCCGATCTCCCCGCGCCGGATTGTGGAAACCCTCTATCCGTAA
- a CDS encoding methyltransferase domain-containing protein, producing MNASPARASRRNLRKHTSGNPLQQWLLRRFHAAVADLIAEALPQGGSVLDVGCGEGFVAAYLTARLEQLWLVGLDASAAALRYANDQTQLRRFLQGDAAALPVADRSVDLVIALEVLEHLPSPEWALCELRRVSRGPVIVSTPNQPFFAGANLARLKNLRTWGDDPEHLHWWTAGAFARLVDAYLQVERVVLRFPWTIVLARHA from the coding sequence GTGAACGCCTCTCCTGCGCGTGCTTCTCGCCGCAATCTGCGGAAGCACACAAGCGGCAACCCGCTCCAGCAGTGGCTGCTCCGCAGATTCCACGCCGCCGTCGCTGACCTTATCGCGGAAGCCCTTCCGCAGGGCGGCTCCGTCCTCGACGTCGGCTGCGGGGAAGGGTTCGTCGCCGCCTACCTCACTGCGCGCTTGGAGCAGCTGTGGCTTGTGGGGCTCGATGCCAGCGCCGCCGCCCTGCGCTACGCGAACGACCAAACGCAGCTCCGACGCTTCCTGCAGGGAGATGCGGCCGCGCTTCCCGTCGCCGACCGATCTGTCGACCTCGTCATCGCGCTCGAGGTTCTCGAGCACCTGCCCTCGCCGGAATGGGCCCTTTGCGAACTGCGGCGTGTCAGCCGCGGCCCGGTCATCGTCAGCACGCCGAACCAGCCCTTCTTCGCGGGTGCAAATCTCGCCCGACTGAAAAACCTCCGCACATGGGGCGACGACCCCGAGCATCTTCACTGGTGGACCGCGGGCGCCTTTGCCCGGCTCGTGGACGCCTACCTGCAGGTCGAGCGGGTGGTCCTGCGCTTTCCGTGGACGATCGTCTTGGCGCGCCATGCCTGA
- a CDS encoding glycosyltransferase family 39 protein yields MRLHEVAPPRSLATAPRGQSPAPSFRLPDLSLFGALFVAAALRLVALGSAPLAPAEAATWAAASEGIPALASGSSLSVFAAAGFAAVAGLSELSLRWLSAAAGVVVVALCAPVARRLGGPALARWAVWLAATSPYLIFYDRTATPLALTTLLAMLAIWFYLFLPTGRARYVVGFTGAMLLLSWTSWAFAVVALAQGAFLWVRRPSRRAWRLWLGGAALAALGAVLWWRAPAFVLAPDQSSDLAAEAAALAYKLIAPMAAFALGETLAAGQPVGLAGLVLVSWLAVVGLRRLSKSGRQFVLIFWLLPVLWTAAVTALVLPRAEAPSISAVVGYAWPPFGLTLAAGMVALSASVRRLAYTGLVAIAAFSLGSYFHARTIAQPDFFLPLDPALRFIEARAEEGDVILAEPETMMARHAARLTAPLAVIDCADEAAREALFAERPPPRLWHVDAPTGGGRPWQARLDAWLAAQYWAVETRRYAEPDPVMAALKTRLLGLSPEAGLVLTLYQRR; encoded by the coding sequence ATGCGCCTCCACGAGGTCGCGCCGCCGCGCTCGCTGGCGACTGCTCCCCGCGGTCAGTCGCCAGCCCCCTCGTTTCGCCTTCCTGACCTCTCGCTCTTCGGCGCGCTCTTTGTCGCCGCTGCGCTTCGTCTCGTCGCCCTTGGCAGCGCGCCGCTTGCTCCTGCGGAAGCGGCGACGTGGGCGGCGGCGAGCGAGGGGATCCCTGCCCTCGCGTCCGGCTCGTCGTTGAGCGTCTTCGCAGCCGCTGGTTTTGCTGCCGTCGCGGGCCTGAGCGAACTGTCGCTCCGCTGGCTCTCAGCGGCGGCAGGAGTTGTCGTCGTCGCCCTCTGTGCGCCGGTAGCCCGTCGGCTTGGCGGGCCAGCGCTCGCCCGCTGGGCGGTCTGGCTCGCCGCCACGTCGCCCTACCTCATCTTCTACGACCGGACGGCGACGCCTCTCGCCCTCACGACGCTCCTCGCGATGCTGGCAATCTGGTTCTACCTCTTTCTGCCCACAGGCCGGGCCCGCTACGTGGTCGGCTTTACCGGCGCGATGCTCCTGCTCAGCTGGACGAGTTGGGCCTTCGCCGTGGTGGCGCTGGCGCAAGGAGCGTTTCTCTGGGTGCGGCGCCCAAGCCGCCGCGCGTGGCGCCTGTGGCTCGGCGGCGCGGCACTCGCAGCGCTTGGCGCCGTGCTCTGGTGGCGTGCTCCTGCCTTCGTCCTCGCTCCGGATCAGTCGAGCGACCTCGCCGCGGAAGCCGCCGCGCTCGCATATAAGCTGATCGCGCCGATGGCGGCGTTCGCCCTCGGCGAAACATTGGCTGCCGGACAGCCGGTCGGGCTTGCGGGGCTTGTGCTGGTCAGCTGGCTGGCGGTCGTCGGCCTGCGGCGGCTTTCCAAGTCGGGCCGTCAGTTCGTCCTCATCTTCTGGCTGTTGCCCGTGCTTTGGACGGCGGCAGTGACCGCCCTCGTGCTCCCGCGAGCAGAAGCGCCAAGTATCAGCGCAGTCGTCGGCTATGCATGGCCGCCCTTCGGGCTCACCCTCGCTGCCGGCATGGTCGCGCTGTCGGCGAGCGTGCGGCGGCTGGCCTATACCGGCCTCGTCGCGATCGCGGCCTTCAGTCTGGGAAGTTATTTCCACGCCCGCACTATCGCCCAGCCCGACTTCTTTCTCCCGCTCGACCCCGCGCTCCGCTTCATCGAGGCGCGGGCCGAGGAAGGGGATGTCATTCTGGCGGAGCCGGAGACGATGATGGCCCGCCACGCTGCTCGGCTGACCGCTCCCCTTGCGGTGATCGACTGCGCCGATGAGGCGGCGCGCGAAGCACTGTTCGCCGAGCGTCCCCCGCCCCGGCTCTGGCATGTCGACGCGCCCACCGGCGGAGGCAGACCCTGGCAGGCGCGCCTCGACGCGTGGCTGGCCGCCCAGTATTGGGCCGTAGAAACCCGCCGCTATGCGGAGCCGGACCCGGTGATGGCGGCGCTGAAAACCCGCCTCCTCGGCCTCTCGCCTGAGGCGGGGCTCGTCCTTACGCTTTACCAGCGGCGCTAG
- a CDS encoding MoaD/ThiS family protein, translated as MAIVWIPAHLLELCGGRRQIAAAGRTVGEVLAALERECPGVQERLAPGGALAPDLAVSVDGAVSTLGLLEPVTPESEVFFVPALQGGAA; from the coding sequence GTGGCGATCGTCTGGATCCCGGCCCACCTTCTTGAGCTGTGCGGCGGCCGCCGCCAGATTGCGGCGGCGGGCCGCACTGTCGGCGAGGTTCTGGCAGCGCTTGAGCGCGAGTGTCCTGGAGTCCAGGAGCGGCTCGCCCCGGGCGGCGCTCTCGCACCTGACCTTGCAGTCTCTGTCGATGGCGCCGTCAGCACCCTCGGCCTGCTCGAGCCAGTCACGCCCGAAAGCGAAGTCTTTTTCGTCCCCGCGCTCCAGGGCGGGGCTGCCTAG
- a CDS encoding glycosyltransferase family 2 protein: protein MTQRHPRVSIVIPVYNEEESLAILHREVAEAVAGYPHEIIFVDDGSTDGSWRVLLQLAETDPTVRLVRFGRNFGKSAALAAGFHESRGDIVITLDADLQDDPRHIPEFIAAIERGCDLVSGWKVVRRDPITKTLPSRVFNAIAVLATGVQPRPHDFNCGFKAYRRELVARLDLYGELHRFIPALAYWKGFRIGELPVNHRPRQYGRSKFGARRFLSGLLDLITVLFLTRFNRKPMHLFGSIGLIGFACGLAINGYLTGLKLLAGQSIGERPLLLLGVLLMVMGLQFFGIGLLADLANRDRPGPVHDHRYEVVWPARPRRRVGAAPPRAHRAVPRT from the coding sequence ATGACCCAGCGACATCCCCGCGTCTCGATCGTCATCCCGGTGTACAACGAAGAGGAGAGCCTCGCGATCCTGCACCGGGAGGTTGCTGAGGCTGTCGCCGGCTACCCGCACGAGATCATCTTCGTGGACGACGGCAGCACCGACGGCAGCTGGCGCGTCCTTCTCCAGCTCGCCGAGACCGACCCAACTGTCCGCCTTGTCCGCTTTGGACGCAACTTCGGCAAGTCCGCCGCGCTCGCCGCGGGGTTTCATGAAAGCCGGGGCGATATCGTCATCACCCTCGACGCCGACCTTCAGGACGACCCACGGCATATCCCCGAGTTTATCGCCGCTATCGAGCGGGGATGCGACCTCGTCTCCGGCTGGAAGGTTGTCCGCCGCGACCCGATCACCAAAACGCTGCCCTCGCGGGTGTTCAACGCCATCGCAGTGCTGGCGACAGGGGTGCAGCCGCGGCCCCACGACTTCAACTGCGGGTTCAAAGCCTACCGGCGCGAACTGGTCGCCCGGCTCGACCTCTACGGCGAGCTGCACCGCTTCATCCCTGCCCTCGCTTACTGGAAAGGCTTCCGTATCGGCGAGCTGCCGGTGAACCACCGCCCGCGGCAGTATGGCCGCTCCAAGTTTGGGGCGCGCCGCTTCCTCTCCGGCCTGCTCGATTTGATCACCGTCCTGTTCCTCACTCGCTTCAATCGGAAGCCGATGCACCTTTTCGGCTCGATCGGCCTCATCGGCTTCGCCTGCGGCCTCGCCATCAACGGCTATCTCACCGGCCTCAAGCTGCTCGCAGGCCAGTCGATCGGAGAGCGCCCCCTGCTTCTGCTTGGCGTGCTGCTGATGGTGATGGGGCTGCAATTCTTCGGCATCGGCCTCCTCGCGGACCTCGCGAACCGCGACCGCCCGGGACCGGTTCACGATCACCGGTACGAAGTTGTTTGGCCGGCGCGCCCACGCCGGCGCGTCGGCGCCGCGCCACCCCGCGCCCATCGAGCAGTGCCGCGAACGTGA